In Seriola aureovittata isolate HTS-2021-v1 ecotype China chromosome 17, ASM2101889v1, whole genome shotgun sequence, a genomic segment contains:
- the angptl6 gene encoding angiopoietin-related protein 6, with the protein MEKRLTIGLTLFLTLCLDIPEVGGRKDGANGENTQKRSSRSSDTKGGRCSYTFIVPQQKLTGALCLNTQSASTNHSEVAVLRAELRRQQEQLEKLRGQMDQEGALALEVRALRKESNSMNSRFAQLYAQLLHEVIQKKDQALEQRRVENLMLNATTQALQVSSNYRELEKKYGALTSMMSSQNQFIARLEKQCQCRDSTHQSSVVMTEPAKSHSNVHPNYSSEANEMTNDVQRDQSVPPQQQEKTGGVHSLPTTTANTPTEPPFISYPVTKTPGPWRDCQHVLESGETTSGIYLLRPQSANRLMQAWCDQSQAQGGWTVIQRRQDGSVNFFRTWEQYKQGFGNLDGEYWLGLEHLYWLTKQAQYKLRVALEDWQGRQVFAEYDSFHLEPETDWYRLRLGQYLGNAGDSLSWHNNKAFTTLDRDKDSYTGNCAHYQKGGWWYHMCAHSNLNGVWYRGGHYRSRYQDGVYWAEFHGGSYSLKRVSMMIKPR; encoded by the exons ATGGAGAAGAGACTGACAATAGGTCTGACTCTGTTCCTAACACTCTGCCTGGACATACCAGAGGTTGGAGGGCGGAAGGATGGAGCCAATGGAGAAAACACTCAGAAACGTTCATCACGATCTTCAGATACAAAAGGAGGTCGTTGCTCCTACACCTTCATTGTTCCACAGCAAAAACTGACAGGGGCGCTGTGTTTGAACACGCAGTCTGCTAGTACCAACCACTCTGAGGTGGCAGTGCTGCGGGCGGAGCTCAGACGACAGCAGGAACAGCTGGAGAAGCTCCGGGGCCAGATGGATCAGGAGGGGGCCCTTGCCTTGGAGGTAAGAGCACTGCGCAAAGAGAGTAATAGTATGAATTCTCGCTTTGCCCAGCTCTATGCCCAGCTGCTACACGAAGTCATACAAAAAAAAGACCAGGCTTTGGAGCAGCGAAGAGTGGAGAACCTCATGCTGAATGCTACGACACAG GCACTGCAGGTGTCCAGTAATTACAGGGAGCTGGAGAAGAAATATGGAGCCCTTACCTCCATGATGAGCTCCCAGAATCAGTTTATTGCTCGTCTGGAGAAGCAGTGCCAGTGCAGGGACTCCACCCACCAGTCCTCTGTG GTGATGACTGAACCAGCAAAAAGCCACTCTAATGTGCATCCTAATTACAGCTCTGAAGCCAACGAAATGACCAATGACGTTCAAAGGGACCAAAGTGTTCCTCcacaacagcaggaaaaaacagGGGGAGTTCATtccctccccaccaccacaGCTAACACTCCTACAGAGCCTCCTTTCATTAGTTACCCTGTCACAAAGACTCCAG GGCCATGGCGGGACTGCCAGCATGTGCTGGAATCAGGTGAGACCACCAGCGGGATCTACCTGCTCCGCCCGCAGAGTGCTAACCGCCTAATGCAGGCTTGGTGTGATCAGAGTCAGGCTCAAGGAGGGTGGACGGTCATCCAGCGAAGACAGGATGGGTCGGTCAACTTCTTCAGGACTTGGGAGCAATATAAG CAAGGCTTTGGGAACCTAGATGGGGAGTATTGGCTTGGCTTGGAACATCTCTACTGGCTGACTAAACAGGCCCAATATAAGCTACGGGTTGCTCTGGAGGACTGGCAGGGCCGGCAGGTGTTTGCTGAGTATGATAGCTTCCACCTGGAACCGGAGACTGACTGGTATCGACTGCGGTTAGGACAATACCTAGGCAATGCAGGGGACTCCCTCTCATGGCACAACAACAAGGCCTTCACCACTCTGGATCGAGACAAGGATAGCTATACAG GTAATTGTGCTCATTACCAGAAAGGAGGCTGGTGGTACCACATGTGTGCCCACTCCAATCTGAATGGTGTGTGGTATCGGGGGGGACACTATCGCAGCCGCTACCAGGACGGGGTCTACTGGGCAGAGTTCCACGGAGGGTCCTACTCCCTCAAACGAGTTTCAATGATGATCAAACCTAGATAA
- the icam5 gene encoding intercellular adhesion molecule 5 isoform X1, translated as MMPLSMLGLLMLMPLLCADADSTCTDDVLILNPSKVIVEYGGEVIVNCTNPEDDHDGIYWTNGTTDVEKEEYRAFVSLTLTPSDWDARAQCKLMRTGNVDCTKDLEITVYKNPDGVDMFPIKHVEATVEGMQYQLQCDISEVAPVQNLTVRWYKDNEIIMIDSFTNTNKLPVSESSILTVNISRKDNGAQFRCEAQLDFEPSGPKLPAFVATHNVSVRYAPVFTNDIPEVHIVEEDNNVTLDCEAEGHPPPHFQWTRDGVNMMEYTDKLIITQVNTNTIYTCIAANDLGRITKTIHVNAMRYPPTTPAAARNMPEASPLEDCPLTLTPAELVVRFGDPASSNCTTSVTDAAGMGWEAAYGGTGFEKPPTVTWAVKKLTYWHIQPNCYITRIKQCKVSLAVTLYKTPNTVSVSEFHPGPMEEGKEHQLKCDIISVAPVQNLTVKWYRGNESVMTETFNDTTATPVNVSSTLRVTPKRDYNRIHFSCSAELHLGPNGPEPVPTVISEPYTADVRYKPLIHDCPTQYTGVEHNFSLNMLPCKVDGNPPPVVNWTSQGKHINASQSLTRGQSGVYIVEAVNELGESSTSVTITIEYKPSFACEDSYEVKENDDSFAGCEPEGKPLPTVTWYKDGVMVSKPPWTKRDSGKYVLLAKNKHGTANHTLSLNVQFAPEFKEANESKEVTLGQNVTVDCSAEGNPGPVIQWNYTHAVNVRETTWGRQATIIITGATSTNAGVYICVATNEVGSVSRYVTLAMKGKTAGFPWTVILGVCLFLILTISVIILYLRWKKHGQYSFVPDKARDGSEIPMTTKSDGVKA; from the exons ATGATGCCTCTCAGCATGTTGGGCCTCCTCATGCTCATGCCCTTACTGTGTG CAGATGCAGACAGCACATGTACAGATGACGTTCTTATCCTGAATCCATCTAAGGTTATAGTCGAATATGGAGGGGAGGTCATAGTAAACTGCACCAACCCAGAAGATGATCATGATGGGATATACTGGACAAATGGGACCACAGATGTTGAGAAAGAGGAATATAGGGCTTTTGTCTCGTTGACATTGACACCGTCAGACTGGGATGCAAGGGCCCAGTGCAAATTAATGCGGACTGGCAATGTTGATTGCACGAAAGACCTTGAAATCACTGTGTACA AGAATCCAGACGGGGTCGACATGTTTCCTATAAAGCATGTGGAAGCAACGGTGGAAGGGATGCAGTACCAGCTGCAGTGTGATATCTCTGAGGTTGCCCCTGTTCAGAACCTCACTGTGAGGTGGTACAAAGACAATGAAATAATCATGATAGACTCtttcacaaatacaaacaaactacCAGTGAGTGAGTCTTCTATTTTGACAGTCAACATCAGCAGAAAAGACAATGGAGCTCAGTTTCGATGTGAGGCTCAGCTGGACTTTGAGCCTTCTGGACCGAAACTTCCTGCTTTTGTTGCCACACACAATGTTTCTGTACGCT ATGCCCCTGTGTTCACCAACGACATTCCTGAAGTCCACATTGTCGAAGAGGATAACAATGTCACCCTGGACTGTGAAGCTGAGGgtcaccctcctcctcacttTCAATGGACCCGTGATGGGGTGAATATGATGGAGTACACAGACAAGCTCATTATTACTCAAGTAAACACCAACACAATTTACACCTGCATAGCTGCCAATGATCTGGGAAGAATAACTAAGACAATCCATGTTAATGCGATGAGATATCCCCCGACGACACCTGCTGCGGCCAGAAACATGCCTGAGGCATCACCACTAGAGG ATTGCCCCCTAACATTGACGCCTGCTGAACTTGTGGTTAGATTTGGTGATCCAGCTTCATCTAATTGCACCACATCAGTCACAGACGCTGCAGGAATGGGCTGGGAAGCTGCATATGGAGGCACAGGGTTTGAAAAACCACCTACTGTCACCTGGGCTGTAAAAAAACTAACATACTGGCATATTCAACCAAATTGCTACATTACAAGGATTAAACAGTGTAAAGTGTCACTAGCTGTCACTCTTTATA AGACTCcaaacactgtgtcagtctCTGAGTTTCATCCTGGTCCAATGGAGGAGGGCAAAGAGCACCAGCTAaagtgtgacatcatcagtgtggcTCCTGTGCAGAACCTCACGGTGAAGTGGTACCGAGGCAATGAAAGTGTGATGACAGAAACATTTAATGACACCACTGCGACCCCAGTTAATGTGTCCTCTACCTTAAGAGTGACTCCTAAGAGAGATTACAATCGAATACATTTCAGCTGCAGCGCTGAGCTGCACTTAGGACCGAATGGACCAGAACCTGTCCCTACTGTAATCTCAGAACCTTACACTGCTGATGTGCGCT ATAAGCCACTGATACATGATTGTCCAACCCAATACACTGGTGTGGAGCATAACTTCAGCTTGAACATGTTACCCTGTAAAGTTGATGGGAACCCTCCACCTGTTGTTAATTGGACCTCTCAAGGAAAACACATCAATGCGTCTCAGTCTCTCACCAGGGGCCAGTCAGGAGTTTACATAGTGGAAGCTGTCAATGAACTCGGCGAGAGCAGTACCTCTGTTACTATCACAATCGAAT ATAAGCCTTCATTTGCCTGTGAAGATAGCTATGAAGTTAAAGAGAATGATGACTCCTTTGCTGGTTGTGAACCAGAGGGAAAACCTTTACCCACCGTCACCTGGTATAAAGATGGAGTAATGGTGTCCAAACCCCCCTGGACAAAGCGTGATAGTGGAAAATATGTACTTCtagcaaaaaacaaacatggaacAGCCAATCACACACTCAGTCTTAATGTTCAGT TTGCCCCTGAGTTCAAGGAGGCAAATGAATCCAAGGAGGTGACCCTGGGTCAGAATGTGACCGTTGACTGCAGTGCTGAGGGAAACCCTGGCCCTGTGATCCAGTGGAATTACACCCATGCAGTGAATGTGAGGGAGACCACTTGGGGGCGCCAGGCGACTATCATCATCACAGGAGCCACGTCTACCAATGCCGGTGTTTACATCTGTGTTGCCACGAATGAAGTTGGGAGTGTGTCAAGATATGTCACTCTGGCGATGAaag GTAAAACCGCTGGCTTTCCCTGGACAGTTATTTTGGGGGTGTGCCTTTTCTTAATCTTGACCATCTCAGTCATCATTTTATACCTGCGTTGGAAAAAACATGGACAATATAGCTTTGTTCCTGACAAAGCCAGGGATGGTTCAGAGATCCCTATGACTACAAAGTCTGATGGGGTGAAAGCTTAG
- the icam5 gene encoding intercellular adhesion molecule 5 isoform X2, whose amino-acid sequence MMPLSMLGLLMLMPLLCDADSTCTDDVLILNPSKVIVEYGGEVIVNCTNPEDDHDGIYWTNGTTDVEKEEYRAFVSLTLTPSDWDARAQCKLMRTGNVDCTKDLEITVYKNPDGVDMFPIKHVEATVEGMQYQLQCDISEVAPVQNLTVRWYKDNEIIMIDSFTNTNKLPVSESSILTVNISRKDNGAQFRCEAQLDFEPSGPKLPAFVATHNVSVRYAPVFTNDIPEVHIVEEDNNVTLDCEAEGHPPPHFQWTRDGVNMMEYTDKLIITQVNTNTIYTCIAANDLGRITKTIHVNAMRYPPTTPAAARNMPEASPLEDCPLTLTPAELVVRFGDPASSNCTTSVTDAAGMGWEAAYGGTGFEKPPTVTWAVKKLTYWHIQPNCYITRIKQCKVSLAVTLYKTPNTVSVSEFHPGPMEEGKEHQLKCDIISVAPVQNLTVKWYRGNESVMTETFNDTTATPVNVSSTLRVTPKRDYNRIHFSCSAELHLGPNGPEPVPTVISEPYTADVRYKPLIHDCPTQYTGVEHNFSLNMLPCKVDGNPPPVVNWTSQGKHINASQSLTRGQSGVYIVEAVNELGESSTSVTITIEYKPSFACEDSYEVKENDDSFAGCEPEGKPLPTVTWYKDGVMVSKPPWTKRDSGKYVLLAKNKHGTANHTLSLNVQFAPEFKEANESKEVTLGQNVTVDCSAEGNPGPVIQWNYTHAVNVRETTWGRQATIIITGATSTNAGVYICVATNEVGSVSRYVTLAMKGKTAGFPWTVILGVCLFLILTISVIILYLRWKKHGQYSFVPDKARDGSEIPMTTKSDGVKA is encoded by the exons ATGATGCCTCTCAGCATGTTGGGCCTCCTCATGCTCATGCCCTTACTGTGTG ATGCAGACAGCACATGTACAGATGACGTTCTTATCCTGAATCCATCTAAGGTTATAGTCGAATATGGAGGGGAGGTCATAGTAAACTGCACCAACCCAGAAGATGATCATGATGGGATATACTGGACAAATGGGACCACAGATGTTGAGAAAGAGGAATATAGGGCTTTTGTCTCGTTGACATTGACACCGTCAGACTGGGATGCAAGGGCCCAGTGCAAATTAATGCGGACTGGCAATGTTGATTGCACGAAAGACCTTGAAATCACTGTGTACA AGAATCCAGACGGGGTCGACATGTTTCCTATAAAGCATGTGGAAGCAACGGTGGAAGGGATGCAGTACCAGCTGCAGTGTGATATCTCTGAGGTTGCCCCTGTTCAGAACCTCACTGTGAGGTGGTACAAAGACAATGAAATAATCATGATAGACTCtttcacaaatacaaacaaactacCAGTGAGTGAGTCTTCTATTTTGACAGTCAACATCAGCAGAAAAGACAATGGAGCTCAGTTTCGATGTGAGGCTCAGCTGGACTTTGAGCCTTCTGGACCGAAACTTCCTGCTTTTGTTGCCACACACAATGTTTCTGTACGCT ATGCCCCTGTGTTCACCAACGACATTCCTGAAGTCCACATTGTCGAAGAGGATAACAATGTCACCCTGGACTGTGAAGCTGAGGgtcaccctcctcctcacttTCAATGGACCCGTGATGGGGTGAATATGATGGAGTACACAGACAAGCTCATTATTACTCAAGTAAACACCAACACAATTTACACCTGCATAGCTGCCAATGATCTGGGAAGAATAACTAAGACAATCCATGTTAATGCGATGAGATATCCCCCGACGACACCTGCTGCGGCCAGAAACATGCCTGAGGCATCACCACTAGAGG ATTGCCCCCTAACATTGACGCCTGCTGAACTTGTGGTTAGATTTGGTGATCCAGCTTCATCTAATTGCACCACATCAGTCACAGACGCTGCAGGAATGGGCTGGGAAGCTGCATATGGAGGCACAGGGTTTGAAAAACCACCTACTGTCACCTGGGCTGTAAAAAAACTAACATACTGGCATATTCAACCAAATTGCTACATTACAAGGATTAAACAGTGTAAAGTGTCACTAGCTGTCACTCTTTATA AGACTCcaaacactgtgtcagtctCTGAGTTTCATCCTGGTCCAATGGAGGAGGGCAAAGAGCACCAGCTAaagtgtgacatcatcagtgtggcTCCTGTGCAGAACCTCACGGTGAAGTGGTACCGAGGCAATGAAAGTGTGATGACAGAAACATTTAATGACACCACTGCGACCCCAGTTAATGTGTCCTCTACCTTAAGAGTGACTCCTAAGAGAGATTACAATCGAATACATTTCAGCTGCAGCGCTGAGCTGCACTTAGGACCGAATGGACCAGAACCTGTCCCTACTGTAATCTCAGAACCTTACACTGCTGATGTGCGCT ATAAGCCACTGATACATGATTGTCCAACCCAATACACTGGTGTGGAGCATAACTTCAGCTTGAACATGTTACCCTGTAAAGTTGATGGGAACCCTCCACCTGTTGTTAATTGGACCTCTCAAGGAAAACACATCAATGCGTCTCAGTCTCTCACCAGGGGCCAGTCAGGAGTTTACATAGTGGAAGCTGTCAATGAACTCGGCGAGAGCAGTACCTCTGTTACTATCACAATCGAAT ATAAGCCTTCATTTGCCTGTGAAGATAGCTATGAAGTTAAAGAGAATGATGACTCCTTTGCTGGTTGTGAACCAGAGGGAAAACCTTTACCCACCGTCACCTGGTATAAAGATGGAGTAATGGTGTCCAAACCCCCCTGGACAAAGCGTGATAGTGGAAAATATGTACTTCtagcaaaaaacaaacatggaacAGCCAATCACACACTCAGTCTTAATGTTCAGT TTGCCCCTGAGTTCAAGGAGGCAAATGAATCCAAGGAGGTGACCCTGGGTCAGAATGTGACCGTTGACTGCAGTGCTGAGGGAAACCCTGGCCCTGTGATCCAGTGGAATTACACCCATGCAGTGAATGTGAGGGAGACCACTTGGGGGCGCCAGGCGACTATCATCATCACAGGAGCCACGTCTACCAATGCCGGTGTTTACATCTGTGTTGCCACGAATGAAGTTGGGAGTGTGTCAAGATATGTCACTCTGGCGATGAaag GTAAAACCGCTGGCTTTCCCTGGACAGTTATTTTGGGGGTGTGCCTTTTCTTAATCTTGACCATCTCAGTCATCATTTTATACCTGCGTTGGAAAAAACATGGACAATATAGCTTTGTTCCTGACAAAGCCAGGGATGGTTCAGAGATCCCTATGACTACAAAGTCTGATGGGGTGAAAGCTTAG